From the Blastocatellia bacterium genome, the window TGCGGCTTGCGCGTCACCGGCTTGTCCGGAAAGATGCGAATCCAGAGCTTCCCTCCTCGCTTGACATGACGCGTGATCGCCACACGCGCCGCTTCGATCTGCCGATCCGTGATCCAGGCCGGCTCCAGCGCCTTCAGGCCATATTCCCCGAAGGCGACCGTCGCCCCGCGCGTCGCGATCCCCGACATACGTCCCCGCTGCTGCTTGCGATATTTCACCTTCCTCGGCATCAACATAGGCCCGCTCCTCCTCTCATCGCCGCCCCGAGGGCTTCGCTCCCTTCAGCAACGCCGCCCGCGGATCCAAGACATCGCCCCGATAGATCCACACCTTCACGCCAATCACACCGTAGGTCGTATAGGCCTCGGCGAAGCCATAATCAATGTCCGCGCGCAGCGTCTGCAGCGGCAGCCGCCCATGCAAATACCACTCTGAGCGCGCGATCTCGGCCCCGTTGAGCCGCCCCGAGACGCGAATCTTGATACCTTTGGCACCAAAGCGCATGGCGTCCTCAACGGCCTTGCGCATCGCTCGACGGAAGGCCACCCGTTTCTCCAGCTGCTGGGCGACCTTCTCTGCCTGCAATTGCGCGCTCAACTCCGGCCGATCGATCTCTTGAATGGCGATCATCACCTCACGCTTCGTGCGTTCGGCGATCTCGGCTCGCAGCCGATCGATCTCCGCACCCTTGCGCCCGATGATGATCCCCGGCCGCGCCGTGTGGATGATGATCTTCAGCTTATTCGCCGCCCGCTCAATGTCCACGTGCGAGACCCCGGCGCCACTGAACCGCTGCTTCAGCTCCTGCTTGAGCCTCAAATCCTCAAGCAGCAGCTTCCCGTAATCCTTCTTCGCGAACCACACCGAGTGCCACGGCTTGATGTAGCCGAGGCGAAATCCATACGGATGGACCTTCTGTCCCACAGCTTACGCCTCCCCTCCTTCTGACTTTCGTGTAGCGACGACGATCGTGATGTGGCTCGATCGTCGCCGTTCCAAATACGCGCGCCCTCGCGGCGCTGGACGATAGCGGCGCGATCCCGCGCGGTGCTTCGTCGGCCCGGAGTTGACGTAGCATTCCGAGACGATGAGATCATCCACGTCCAAGGCGATGTTCTGCTCATCGGCCTTGCGCAGGGCATTGGCGATGGCCGATTGCAACACGCCCAGGATCTTGCGCGCCGCCCGCTTCGGGCTGAAGAGCAAGATCGAACGCGCTTCGTTGACGCTCTTGCCCCGAATCAGATCAATCACCAAGCGCGCCTTCTGCGGCGAGCCCGGAATGAATTTGCCGACCGCCCTGGCCTCCATACGCGCTCCCCCTTCATTTCCGTTTGGCCGTCTTCTCGGCTTTGGACGTCTTCTCCGGATGACCGCGGAAGGTCCGCGTCGGCGCGAACTCCCCGAGCTTATGCCCCACCATGTTCTCGGTGATGTAGACGGGAATGAACTTCCGCCCATTGTGCACGGCGATCGTATGCCCGACCATCTCCGGGATAATTGTCGAGCGCCGCGACCACGTCCTGATGACCTTTCGCTCCCCCGCCTCGTTCAGCTTCCGAATCTTCTCCAGCAGATGATCATCCACAAAGGGCCCTTTCCTGAGCGACCGTCCCATAGGCCTTTACTTCCTCCGTTGGATGATGAACCGATCCGTGCGCCGATTCCGCCGTGTCTTGTACCCGAGGGTGGGTTGCCCCCATGGGGTCTGCGGATGGTTCCCCTTGGAGCGCCCCTCGCCTCCCCCATGCGGATGATCGATGGGATTCATGGCGATCCCGCGCGTCGTCGGACGAATGCCAAGCCACCGCTTGCGTCCCGCCTTCCCCAGCGAGATGTTCTCATGATCGAGATTGCTCACCTGTCCGATCGTCGCCATGCAGTTGACATGGATCAAGCGGATCTCACCCGAAGGGAGACGAACGTGCGCATAGTCGCCCTCTTTGGCCAGCAGTTGGGCAGCACTTCCAGCACTGCGCACAAGCTGTCCCCCTTTGCCCGGCCGCAGCTCGATGTTATGAATGGTCGTCCCGACCGGGATGTTCTTGAGCGGGAGGGCATTCCCCACGAGGATATCCGCATCGGGGCCGGAGACGACCGTCTGTCCCACTTTCAACCCATGCGGCGCCAGAATGTAACGCTTCTCCCCATCCGCATAATGGAGCAAGGCGATGAACGCCGACCGATTCGGATCGTACTCGATCGTGGCCACGCGCGCCGGGATGCCAAACTTGTCCCGCTTGAAATCAATGATCCGATAGCGCCGCTTGTGGCCCCCACCGCGATGCCGGACCGTGATATGCCCATCGTTGTTCCGCCCATGAATTCGCCGCTTGCTGACCGTGAGCGGCTTGTACGGCTCCTCGGCCGTGATCTCCTCCTTGGTCAAAAACGTCTGAAATCGCCGCGACGAATTCACCGGTGCGACTGTTTTGATCCCCATCCCGACCTCCTTTCCGGCCGGCCCATCAGACCAGCTCCGTGTACTCGGTGATCCGCTCTCCGGCGCGGAGCGTCACATACGCCTTCTTCCACGCCGCTCGCCGCCCGCGCAACCGCCCGAAGCGAAAGACCCGTTTGCCGCGATAGTTCACCGTCCGCACCTTTTCGACCTTCACCTTGAAGATGCGCTCGACGGCCTGCTTGATCTCCTGCTTATTCGCCGCTCGATCCACCTTGAAGACCAAGACCTGCTTCCCCTCTTGCTCCTTCAGCCGCAACGCCTTCTCGGTCACGACTGGCGCTTTGATGATCTCCCAAATGTTCCGCATCCTCCTCCCCCCAACTCAGCTTCGCGAGAGGATCGCCTCCACCTCTCGGATCGCCGCTTGCGAGAAGGCGATCGTCTCATAATAGAGCACATCGTAGATGTTCACCCCGTGCCCGCTAGTCAGCTTCACGCGCGGCAGATTCCGCGAGGCGAGCGCGAGGTTTCGATTCTCCAACGAATCCACAAGCAGCGTCTTCTTCTCCGCCAGACCGAGTGCGGTGAGCACTCGCACTAATTCCTTCGTCTTATGGCTGGGCAAAGTCAATTCGTCGAAGACGATCAGATTCCCCTCGCGCAAGCGCTCCGAGAGCGCAACGGCCAGCGCCGCGCGCCGCACCTTCTTCGGCAGCTCATAGGAGTAGTCGCGCGGCTTGGGCCCATGCACCGTTCCCCCGTGCCGCCACAGCGGCGTGCGAATCGAGCCCACGCGCGCTCGTCCCGTCCCCTTTTGCCGCCACGGCTTGCGCCCGCTGCCGGAGACCTCGCCCCGCGTCTTCGTCGAAGCCGTCCCCGCTCGCTGCTTCGCCATGAACCACCGCACGGCTTCCCAGATCAACGCGTGATTAAGCGGCCGCGCGAAGACGCGCTCCGAGAGCGCAATCTCGCCCACGATCTCTCCTTGCAGATTCCTCACCGGTACAATCGGCATGATCCGCTCCTCCTCACACCTGCGCCTTGCGGATGATCACATATCCGCCATTGGGTCCGGGCACACTCCCGCGCACCACCAACAGATGCTTCTCCGGATCAACGCGCATGATGCGCAGATTCCGCACTGTGTGCCGCCGCATCCCCATGTGCCCCGCCATGCGAGAACCCGGCCACACGCGCGATGGATAGCTAGAGGCCCCAATTGACCCCGGCGCGCGATGGAACATCGAACCGTGCGAGGCCGGTCCTCCGGCGAACCGATGCCGCTTGACGAAGCCCGCGAATCCTTTCCCCTTTGTCGTCCCCGTGACGTGCACCAATTCCCCCTCGCGAAAGACACTCACCAACACGGTCTCACCCACTTGAGGGTCCTCACCACCTGGCGCCAGACGCACCTCGCGCAGGATGCGTGTCGGCGGCACGCCCGCGCGCTCGAAATGCCCCCGCATGGGCTTATTCACGCGCTTAGGCGGTCGCTCCTCGACCAACCCGAGCTGCACCGCTTCATACCCATCCTTCGCCGTCGTCTTCCGCTGAACGACGACACAGGGCCCGGCCTTGAGGACCGTCACCGGAACGGCCGTCCCATCCGGTTCGTAAATCTGCGTCATCCCGATCTTCTTCCCGATGAGCCCGGTGATCATGACCGCTCCCTTCCGAAAGCTTTGATCTCCACGTCCACGCCCGCCGGCAAGTCCAGGCGCATCAACGCGTCAATGGTCTGCGGCGTCGGATTCAGGATGTCAATCAACCGCTTGTGCGTGCGGATCTCGAATTGCTCGCGCGATTTCTTATCCACATGCGGCGAGCGCAGGACCGTGAACCGACTCTTGTCCGTCGGCAGCGGGATCGGACCGGCCACGCGCGCGCCCGTGCGCCGAGCCGTCTGCACGATCTCAGCCGCC encodes:
- the rplC gene encoding 50S ribosomal protein L3; amino-acid sequence: MITGLIGKKIGMTQIYEPDGTAVPVTVLKAGPCVVVQRKTTAKDGYEAVQLGLVEERPPKRVNKPMRGHFERAGVPPTRILREVRLAPGGEDPQVGETVLVSVFREGELVHVTGTTKGKGFAGFVKRHRFAGGPASHGSMFHRAPGSIGASSYPSRVWPGSRMAGHMGMRRHTVRNLRIMRVDPEKHLLVVRGSVPGPNGGYVIIRKAQV
- the rplB gene encoding 50S ribosomal protein L2; translated protein: MGIKTVAPVNSSRRFQTFLTKEEITAEEPYKPLTVSKRRIHGRNNDGHITVRHRGGGHKRRYRIIDFKRDKFGIPARVATIEYDPNRSAFIALLHYADGEKRYILAPHGLKVGQTVVSGPDADILVGNALPLKNIPVGTTIHNIELRPGKGGQLVRSAGSAAQLLAKEGDYAHVRLPSGEIRLIHVNCMATIGQVSNLDHENISLGKAGRKRWLGIRPTTRGIAMNPIDHPHGGGEGRSKGNHPQTPWGQPTLGYKTRRNRRTDRFIIQRRK
- the rpsJ gene encoding 30S ribosomal protein S10, which gives rise to MLNEKIRIRLKAYDHRVLDQSAAEIVQTARRTGARVAGPIPLPTDKSRFTVLRSPHVDKKSREQFEIRTHKRLIDILNPTPQTIDALMRLDLPAGVDVEIKAFGRERS
- the rplV gene encoding 50S ribosomal protein L22, whose product is MEARAVGKFIPGSPQKARLVIDLIRGKSVNEARSILLFSPKRAARKILGVLQSAIANALRKADEQNIALDVDDLIVSECYVNSGPTKHRAGSRRYRPAPRGRAYLERRRSSHITIVVATRKSEGGEA
- the rpsC gene encoding 30S ribosomal protein S3, which encodes MGQKVHPYGFRLGYIKPWHSVWFAKKDYGKLLLEDLRLKQELKQRFSGAGVSHVDIERAANKLKIIIHTARPGIIIGRKGAEIDRLRAEIAERTKREVMIAIQEIDRPELSAQLQAEKVAQQLEKRVAFRRAMRKAVEDAMRFGAKGIKIRVSGRLNGAEIARSEWYLHGRLPLQTLRADIDYGFAEAYTTYGVIGVKVWIYRGDVLDPRAALLKGAKPSGRR
- the rplW gene encoding 50S ribosomal protein L23; its protein translation is MRNIWEIIKAPVVTEKALRLKEQEGKQVLVFKVDRAANKQEIKQAVERIFKVKVEKVRTVNYRGKRVFRFGRLRGRRAAWKKAYVTLRAGERITEYTELV
- the rplD gene encoding 50S ribosomal protein L4; the encoded protein is MPIVPVRNLQGEIVGEIALSERVFARPLNHALIWEAVRWFMAKQRAGTASTKTRGEVSGSGRKPWRQKGTGRARVGSIRTPLWRHGGTVHGPKPRDYSYELPKKVRRAALAVALSERLREGNLIVFDELTLPSHKTKELVRVLTALGLAEKKTLLVDSLENRNLALASRNLPRVKLTSGHGVNIYDVLYYETIAFSQAAIREVEAILSRS
- the rpsS gene encoding 30S ribosomal protein S19, coding for MGRSLRKGPFVDDHLLEKIRKLNEAGERKVIRTWSRRSTIIPEMVGHTIAVHNGRKFIPVYITENMVGHKLGEFAPTRTFRGHPEKTSKAEKTAKRK
- the rplP gene encoding 50S ribosomal protein L16 produces the protein MLMPRKVKYRKQQRGRMSGIATRGATVAFGEYGLKALEPAWITDRQIEAARVAITRHVKRGGKLWIRIFPDKPVTRKPQESRMGKGKGSPEFWVAVVKPGRILFEIEGVSEEMAREAFRLAAAKLPIKTKFVTRREQEEVLA